The Streptomyces sp. Je 1-332 genome has a window encoding:
- a CDS encoding MogA/MoaB family molybdenum cofactor biosynthesis protein produces MTAYRALVVTASNRAAAGVYADRGGPIIAEALAALGFEVEGPQVVPDGDPVEQALRAGADAGFDVILTTGGTGISPTDRTPEATRAVIDHEVPGIPEAIRAYGREKIPTAALSRGLAGVAGRTLIVNLPGSTGGVRDGIAVLEPLLTHAVEQLRGGDHPRPPGGAS; encoded by the coding sequence ATGACCGCCTACCGTGCACTCGTCGTCACGGCCTCCAACCGCGCGGCCGCCGGGGTCTACGCCGACAGGGGCGGCCCGATCATCGCCGAGGCGCTTGCCGCGCTCGGCTTCGAGGTCGAAGGCCCCCAGGTCGTCCCCGACGGAGACCCCGTCGAGCAGGCCCTGCGCGCCGGAGCCGACGCCGGGTTCGACGTGATCCTCACCACAGGCGGCACCGGCATCTCGCCCACCGACCGCACCCCCGAGGCCACCCGCGCCGTCATCGACCACGAGGTGCCCGGCATCCCGGAGGCGATCCGCGCGTACGGCAGGGAGAAGATCCCCACGGCCGCGCTGTCCCGCGGTCTGGCCGGGGTCGCGGGCCGCACCCTCATCGTGAACCTGCCGGGCTCCACCGGCGGCGTACGGGACGGCATCGCCGTCCTCGAACCCCTCCTCACGCACGCCGTCGAGCAGCTCCGGGGCGGCGACCAC
- the moaC gene encoding cyclic pyranopterin monophosphate synthase MoaC has translation MSTEQRLTHIDEAGAARMVDVSAKDVTARTARASGRVLVSPRVIELLRGEGVPKGDALATARIAGIMGAKRTPDLIPLCHPLAVSGVKLDLSVADDAVEILATVKTTDRTGVEMEALTAVSVAALTVIDMVKAVDKGAVITDVRVEEKTGGKSGDWSREGVGA, from the coding sequence ATGAGTACCGAGCAGCGACTGACGCACATCGACGAAGCGGGCGCCGCCCGCATGGTCGACGTATCCGCGAAGGACGTGACGGCGCGCACCGCCCGCGCCAGTGGCCGCGTCCTGGTCTCGCCCCGCGTGATCGAGTTGCTGCGGGGCGAGGGCGTGCCCAAGGGTGACGCCCTGGCCACCGCGCGGATCGCGGGCATCATGGGCGCCAAGCGCACCCCCGACCTGATCCCGCTCTGCCATCCGCTGGCCGTCTCCGGAGTGAAACTCGACCTCTCCGTGGCGGACGACGCCGTCGAGATCCTCGCCACGGTGAAGACGACGGACCGCACCGGTGTCGAGATGGAGGCGCTCACCGCGGTGAGCGTCGCCGCCCTCACGGTGATCGACATGGTCAAGGCCGTCGACAAGGGCGCGGTCATCACGGACGTACGCGTCGAGGAGAAGACCGGCGGCAAGTCCGGGGACTGGAGCCGCGAAGGAGTCGGCGCATGA